Proteins encoded within one genomic window of Ottowia sp. SB7-C50:
- a CDS encoding SDR family oxidoreductase, with protein sequence MNAQFDFRDRHVVVFGGTTGINLGIAQAFAATGARVSVASRKPVNVDAAVPTLGAHGFGVVADVRDDASVSAALAACVARHGPIDVLVSGAAGNFLADVNSMSSNAFKVVVDIDLVGSFHVARRAFEHLRKPGASVIFITAPQSTVPMPYQAHVCAAKAGVDQFARVLAIEWGAAGVRVNAISPGPIEGTEGMKRLAPQGEAGDQMVRDMVPLARMGTPNDIAQLAMFLGSDAASYISGTVIACDGGAQSQLTPMIVAAARGHVALKAEKSRPEAAWQVGAASAARAGYLRYSDTTFHLPS encoded by the coding sequence ATGAACGCACAGTTCGATTTTCGTGATCGCCACGTCGTCGTGTTTGGCGGCACCACGGGCATCAACCTGGGCATTGCACAGGCCTTTGCCGCCACGGGTGCGCGCGTCAGTGTGGCCAGCCGCAAACCGGTCAACGTGGATGCGGCGGTGCCGACGCTGGGCGCGCACGGCTTCGGCGTGGTGGCCGACGTGCGCGATGACGCCAGCGTGTCTGCTGCGCTGGCGGCTTGCGTGGCGCGGCATGGGCCCATCGACGTGCTGGTGTCAGGTGCGGCGGGCAACTTTCTGGCGGACGTGAACAGCATGTCGTCCAACGCCTTCAAGGTGGTGGTCGACATTGACCTGGTGGGCAGCTTTCATGTGGCGCGGCGTGCGTTCGAGCATTTGCGCAAGCCGGGCGCCAGCGTCATCTTCATCACCGCGCCGCAATCGACGGTGCCCATGCCGTATCAGGCCCATGTGTGCGCGGCCAAGGCGGGGGTCGACCAGTTTGCCCGCGTGCTGGCCATCGAGTGGGGCGCGGCGGGCGTGCGCGTCAACGCCATCTCGCCCGGCCCCATCGAAGGCACCGAAGGCATGAAGCGCCTGGCGCCGCAAGGCGAGGCCGGCGACCAGATGGTGCGCGACATGGTGCCGCTGGCCCGCATGGGCACGCCCAACGACATCGCGCAGCTGGCGATGTTCCTGGGCTCGGATGCGGCCAGCTACATCTCGGGCACTGTCATTGCCTGCGACGGCGGCGCGCAAAGCCAATTGACGCCGATGATCGTCGCCGCGGCGCGCGGGCATGTCGCGCTGAAGGCAGAAAAAAGCCGCCCGGAGGCGGCTTGGCAGGTCGGGGCCGCGTCAGCGGCCCGAGCCGGTTACTTGAGGTACTCGGACACAACCTTCCACTTGCCGTCCTGA
- a CDS encoding ABC transporter substrate-binding protein produces MKLPMITKLVAAALLVPGLAWAQSQGISKDQITLGSIQDLSGPLAGFGKQLRMGMQLRVDEINEQGGINGRKINLKFEDSGYDPKRAVLAAQKLVNQDKIFAMVGHIGTAQNVATFPVLFDKNVISFFPVTAAREMYEPHNRLKYSFAATYYDQVRLGAPKLYKEKGAKKACAIYQDDEFGLEVLRGAEAGLKSIGVDLAEKTSFKRAATDFSSQVARMKSAGCDFVVLGTIIRETIGTIGESRKTGFNPTFLGSSAAYTDLIHKLGGKPMDGLYAMMTVQNPYLDEASQPIRFWANKYKTKFNDDPTVFSVYGYSVIDAFIQAAQKAGPNLTTDSFIKSMDSITIPSDIFGGAPQTFTATKRLGSDTSRMSQIQDGKWKVVSEYLK; encoded by the coding sequence ATGAAGTTGCCAATGATCACCAAGCTCGTCGCTGCTGCCCTGTTGGTCCCAGGGCTGGCCTGGGCCCAGTCGCAGGGCATCAGCAAGGACCAGATCACGCTCGGCTCGATTCAGGACTTGTCCGGCCCGCTGGCCGGCTTCGGCAAGCAGCTGCGTATGGGCATGCAACTGCGCGTGGACGAGATCAACGAGCAGGGCGGCATCAACGGCCGCAAGATCAACCTGAAGTTCGAGGACTCGGGCTACGACCCCAAGCGCGCCGTGCTGGCCGCGCAAAAGCTGGTCAACCAGGACAAGATCTTCGCCATGGTCGGCCACATCGGCACGGCGCAGAACGTGGCGACGTTCCCGGTGCTGTTCGACAAGAACGTCATCAGCTTCTTCCCAGTGACGGCTGCGCGCGAGATGTACGAGCCGCACAACCGCCTCAAGTATTCGTTTGCCGCCACCTACTACGACCAGGTGCGCCTGGGCGCGCCCAAGCTCTACAAGGAAAAGGGCGCCAAGAAGGCCTGTGCCATCTACCAGGACGACGAGTTCGGTCTGGAAGTGCTGCGCGGCGCCGAAGCCGGCCTGAAGAGCATCGGCGTTGATCTGGCCGAAAAGACCAGCTTCAAGCGCGCCGCGACCGACTTTTCGTCGCAGGTGGCGCGCATGAAGTCGGCAGGCTGCGACTTCGTCGTGCTGGGCACCATCATCCGCGAGACCATCGGCACCATCGGCGAATCGCGCAAGACCGGCTTCAACCCCACCTTCCTCGGGTCAAGCGCCGCCTACACCGACCTCATCCACAAGCTGGGCGGCAAGCCCATGGACGGCCTGTACGCCATGATGACGGTGCAGAACCCGTACCTGGACGAGGCCTCGCAGCCGATCCGTTTCTGGGCCAACAAGTACAAGACCAAGTTCAACGACGACCCGACGGTGTTCTCGGTCTATGGTTACAGCGTCATCGATGCCTTCATCCAGGCTGCCCAGAAGGCCGGCCCCAACCTGACCACCGACAGCTTCATCAAGTCGATGGACAGCATCACGATCCCGAGCGACATCTTCGGCGGCGCGCCGCAGACGTTCACCGCCACCAAGCGCCTGGGCAGCGATACGTCACGCATGTCGCAGATTCAGGACGGCAAGTGGAAGGTTGTGTCCGAGTACCTCAAGTAA
- a CDS encoding ABC transporter substrate-binding protein yields MIAGARTALTLSLVLAAASAMAQQGVSKNEIVLGSIQDLSGPLAGYGKQARAGMQLRIDEVNEQGGIHGRKVVLKIEDSGYDPKRAVLAAQKLVNQDKIFLMAGHLGTAGNVASFPVQFDKNVINFMPLTAAREMYEPVHRLKYAMLSSYYDQMHTVLPRLVKEKNAKKVCAIYQDDEFGLEVLRGAEAGMKELGGTLAEKTSFKRAATDFSSQVAKMKASGCDLVVLGTVIRETIGTIGESRKTGFNPVFLGSAAAYTDLIHKLGGKAMDGLYATMTQQNPYTDEASQPLRFWANKYKTKFNEDPTVFSAYGYTLLDLFVQAAQKTGPQLTTDSFIKTMDSMSTQPDMFGGPALSYSPTKRLGNGTSRLSQIQDGRWKVVSEYIKP; encoded by the coding sequence ATGATCGCAGGCGCACGCACCGCCCTCACCTTGAGCCTTGTGCTGGCCGCCGCCAGCGCGATGGCGCAGCAGGGTGTCAGCAAAAATGAAATCGTGCTGGGCAGCATCCAGGACTTGTCGGGGCCGCTGGCCGGCTACGGCAAGCAGGCGCGCGCCGGCATGCAGCTGCGCATCGACGAGGTGAACGAGCAAGGCGGCATCCATGGCCGCAAGGTAGTGCTCAAGATCGAGGACTCTGGCTACGACCCCAAGCGCGCCGTGCTGGCGGCGCAGAAGCTGGTCAACCAGGACAAGATCTTCCTGATGGCGGGACACCTGGGCACGGCGGGCAACGTGGCGTCGTTTCCGGTGCAGTTCGACAAGAACGTCATCAACTTCATGCCGCTGACGGCCGCGCGCGAGATGTACGAGCCGGTGCATCGCCTGAAGTACGCCATGCTCAGCTCCTACTATGACCAGATGCACACGGTGCTACCGCGCCTGGTGAAGGAGAAGAATGCCAAGAAGGTCTGCGCGATTTATCAGGACGACGAATTCGGCCTGGAAGTGCTTCGCGGGGCCGAAGCCGGCATGAAGGAATTGGGCGGTACGCTGGCCGAAAAGACCAGCTTCAAACGCGCGGCGACCGACTTCTCGTCGCAAGTCGCCAAGATGAAGGCCAGTGGCTGCGACCTGGTGGTGCTGGGCACCGTGATCCGCGAAACCATCGGCACCATTGGCGAATCGCGCAAGACGGGCTTCAACCCGGTGTTCCTTGGTTCGGCCGCGGCCTACACCGACCTGATCCACAAGCTCGGCGGCAAGGCCATGGATGGGCTGTACGCCACCATGACGCAGCAGAACCCCTACACCGACGAAGCGTCGCAACCCCTGCGCTTCTGGGCCAACAAGTACAAGACGAAGTTCAACGAAGACCCCACCGTTTTCTCGGCCTATGGCTACACGCTGTTGGATCTGTTCGTGCAGGCGGCACAAAAAACTGGGCCCCAACTGACCACCGACAGCTTCATCAAGACCATGGACTCGATGTCGACGCAGCCCGACATGTTCGGTGGCCCGGCCCTGAGCTACAGCCCGACCAAGCGACTGGGCAACGGCACGTCGCGTCTGTCGCAAATCCAGGACGGCCGCTGGAAAGTCGTGTCCGAATACATCAAACCCTGA